The following DNA comes from Castanea sativa cultivar Marrone di Chiusa Pesio chromosome 10, ASM4071231v1.
TCTTTTTTAGTTGAATTCATATGAGCATTAATGATCTCGACACCCAGGGTAGCGCCAACTTGTCTCCAGGGGGTTCCAATCAACCCCCTAActtgagaaaaaattatttatatataatatttttaaaaattatttatttgatcatcctaaaataaaaacttgaatgccctaaaagaaaccaaaaaaacaaaacaattcatATTCAacaccaaattttattttggctttttaaattagaataaaaaaaattccaacaacgaattaatttgatctaaaaaaaatcttagaaaaaaaaagcaagccCAATAAAAATTCTTCTTAATGAATTACAAAGGCCAATAAGTTGtcaaaattgaattgaattgttaaataaaagacTTGAAAAGGGTAAagacaaaaactaataaataataaattaaagtttttttttgagaaaccaaacCAAGAATAGCCCGGGAATTTATTCCTAAATGCTTAATGAACATCAACTAAGAGAAGAGGGGAAATATCCTCAAGTGAGTCTTCCAACCAAACCTCTAAACCCGTACAgtcttttgccttttttttaataagagacTATAGATGATTTCCAAGATTTAATATttgcaacaataattaatattttcattatacTAATAAACAATATGTCCAATGAATTTATAGTTTATCATTTATTCTCTTACTAATATTATTGGTAAATTTATCTCTTACCTAAGGTTCATTTTCTAAGAGAACTTGTGCTGACTTCAAAAATCTTCTTTCAAATCATAGGTTACAAGAAAATATATCATCTTATCATACTAATTATTAAGAtgagataagaaaatattatttacagAGAGGTCTTTGTTAAGCTCTCCAACATGACCCTAAAAAATATTCCTAGGGCCCATTGTCATCACCAAATCATCGCATGCTCTTGTATCATAAATGCATGTTTTGATGTTGTTCTAAGTGTCATTGTTATGCACCTTCAATTtcagccacatattctcaaaaaaaaaaaaaaattcagccaCATTGGTGAGCCTGATATTGTACGACTTTCCTTGTTATAGGCCCCAGTGAGGGCAAGCCCCACAGTGAACATAGCAAAGCACCATAACTACAAGAAATTCTGCCTTTGGAAATCAAGATTGCAAGAACATAACAATATTGCTAACTAAGAAGGTAATGATCAGCCCAATACCAATACAAGAAGGACTATTTCACAATCATAGTCTCTCATATATAATAGCCATATAACTGGCGCAAGTATGGGAAGAGAAAGAATGAAAGTGAGTATGGTTGACAaccttttcaaaagttttgctTGGGTTGCTTTCCTTATATTGGAACCTTTTGGTTGATTCTTCTCTTATGTTGGGGGTGTTATAAAATAGCAGAAGCTCAAACTTATCAAGATTGAGTGTGAAAGTATTTTAGGCTTGAGAAAGATCTCCAAACAAACAATAGGAATGaagaaaattaattcaaaagaaaatagacaCAAAACACCAAGAATTACATGGTTCAGCAATAGCCTACATCCACGACAaacaaatttcactataaaaaatttgggatAATACAAATTGGTGTAGAGACATTCTCACAAACTCAAATCCCAAATACACCCAAATATCTCTGTCTCACAAATACAAACTAAAGAACCAAAGGTTCACAAATACCAAATATGAATACTAAATACCAATTGTGCACAAACCAAAGAGATAACcacaaatcaaatccaaaagtTGCAACAAACCAAGAGAGAGCAAATCTCCAAACTAAAGGTTCACAAACCAAGTAGTAACAAACCTCTATCACTATTCCAAATTGCAACccacaaatatcaaataacCAAACCAAGAGAAAGCCTCTTTTTCTCACACACATAAAACTCTAAATTTGCCGCAACACACTTTGTTTATATAGGATATTCAAGTCGGCAAAGATGCAAGTCCTTCAAGCAATGGAATTTGTAATGCAATTTCCTTGTGTCCACATGCACCATACTAATCCAAGCAAAAGACAAAGTCTACTCCAATTATAACTCTAAATCACACGCTGTCTCTCTAGGTTGGCTAAATCAAATCAATCTCATGTTGGACTCCAAAGTCAAGTAGAATTCCAAGACTAATATGGGAACAAGTCTCCTTCACCACGTGAAAAGAGATCCAATTCAAGTAGACCTCCACCAAATGACAAGTCATCCAAAACAAGGAGTACTAGTTCAATTTAAACTAGGCAAAAAACTAGAGAATCCACTTATAGTCGAATTACTCACCTAAATTCAAGCCATATCTCTACAAGGGGTGCTACTAGAAATTTTTGCTTGAGGgaccaacttttatttttgtaggctatatctttcttcttcttcttttaaatagttataaatattataaaggATTAGAAAAATTTGGGGGGCCATAGCCCCCACAACCTTGGTTGTAATTCCACCCCAGACTTATGTTACAATCACCGACTCACTGCCATTGCTTCTCCAAAGTTTGCATCTTTTACCATATTTAAGTATTTGTCAGGGACGTTTTGCGACAAGGGCTGAAAATGTAAGAACGGCCCAAATCTCTCATTGGGTTCTTTAGAAATGTTTCTTTGTggagaatcaagcccaaaattccaaatgtataatgaacaaaaggctaatggtgattaataagagaaaaatcaaaatgccataattgaattacaagaaaatgaaaaaaaagcaCATAGGTCCAAAACTTCGACCCATAGTTAgcgagaagaggaaattgaggcgagttgtgaggaagagagggaaggttccccTGTATCCATATTTCCACCCCCTTGGTTttagaattgtaaaaatattagttGGCTGAATGAGCTTTTACTCTAAAGTTTCAGCTATGTGGGTAAAAGGTGATTGGTTGATTTTTGAGCTGAAGAGAGTTTTATATTGAGTTTGGGGTGTTGCTAATAACTGGTTTTTGGTAGTAGAAGAGGTTTTTATCCCCCATGAGTCCATGACACTAATTTGGTGTCTTGGCTTGGGTTGCTTTTACTTAGGGAAGAGTTTGGCATACTTTTAACATGATTTGGGAAATAAATGGGTTTGCTCTAATTGGCTGCCTTCTATCAACCATTTCAGATTATTAGAATACTCACATATGTGAGGGCTAGCAGCTGGAGTTGGCCAATGAGAGCCAACTATGTTTTAAAAGGAAAAGTAGTTTAAGGCAAAAGCTTTGGGCCACAAACAGCCAGAGTATAAAAACTCTTTTAGGGTGGAAATTTCGAGTACAAGACCTCCTCCATGAGCCTAAGGTGCTACTAGTATCCCTTGCCCACTTGATAGCACACATGGGCTAGCTTCATGCAAAAGGTCCGAAAAAAACCAACTCATACCCTTCAAGTCACACTTTCTCAATTTGCCCCATTTGTCGCATGGTCTTGAGCCATGCTTTAAAAggataaaatataataaaatacatgAATTGGATCCACAAGGCAGTTGGGCTTGGTTGAATTAGACTTGTAGAAATATGTCACGAAAATGGATATCAATAGTATTAAAGTCTTGtaacttttaacatttttcctATTATGTTTATTGTTTAAGAGAAAAGTTAACAAACGCTTTAAAGGCATtgatttaagatatatttttataaactctttttgggaaaagaaaaaaaaaaaaaaaatttgacccATTGTTGTttaataagtgaaaaaaaaaaaagtgcatatTTTGTTAGTTGAGGAGAGATTTGGGGACGGTTATGTGATATTTAACAACATAGTCAAAACTCAAATTCCTAACTAACTGAGGTGAAAGTCAAATTTTCAAAGCAGCATTATAAATGACTCGTGTCCCTGAACTAACCATGGAAAgggttaaaataaatttaaaatgtttttagatatcaataacaaattttaatttgaacaatgCATgccttacaaaaataaataacaactaaTAGTTGTGaattctagttaactcaactaataaaatctctaatggttgtataagagatctaaaGTTCAATCTccatctacaccaaaaactaattgatgtcttactccaataataaaaaattattattagtagcaAACACCATATGTTGaaattttctacaaaaaaaaaatggtaatagtttTCTTTCATAtagaattattttctaacattaaaaagaaactaatcacaacaaatatttataaatcctaagaaatataaaactattataTAGAACAAATTTAAAGTCCGGTTATATTCAAGATGAAAGATGCTTGATTGAAATTCTTCGCACAAATTTCAGGAGCAccatgtaaaaagaaaaaaactttgacTAACTAAACCGTGCGCAAAGCTCGTCAATTCACTTAGCTTAAAAGAAGTTCATCAAGTTTTTTAACCTTTGCGACAATAATTGGAAGTTGGAACCTTTGAAAGAGATATGTTAACCCCCTCCATGCACTCTTTATTCCTCAAGCTTCATACAGTTTCAGATGGAAGGAAAACATTCATAAATTGGCCGAAATATAAAGAACTTCACTGCATAATTGGAGCAATAGGTGTCTACTTATCCCATTTCTTGAAATGCAAATGCCAATTAAGAGTTAAGATTACATTATGAGATCCAAAGTaataatacattttaaaaaatatgagataaaaataaatattatgggATCCAATTACGATGTAAAACATAAGTTTTATCCTTTACAGGTTGAGTTAGACTTTGTAATCCCCAAAACATCTGGCAAATAATGTAATACAGTCAGGCATTGATTGTAATACTACCCATTTACaggtttttgttttagaatttgtAATCCCCAAAACTTTTGGCAAATAATGTAACAGTCCAATATTGAGTTATTGATACAGTAATCCCAACAGCTCATACAAGGCCAAAACCAACCTGACCATCTACAGAAAATAACATGGAAAGGAATGCCTATTATAAAGTTGCATAATGAATCATTTGCACGAAAATCTGACAATTATACCATTGGCAGGTAATCCACAAAAGGAGAAAGTCATATCTCATAGGACCAGAGACAACACAACAACAACTTGCATactttattttacttttgaacTAAAGATAGAAGACCAACACTTTCCTGAAATTCATAAAACAATCCAAGATCCCAAATCCTGAAATTCTGTTTTAAAGCACAAAGTCGAATTCTGAATCTTAGACATTAGAAATCCCTCCCTAAAGCTACACAACATCACAATTTTTAAGAGCCCCAAGTTAATATCCACCTTGGTCACTATGGACTTCTACTTTGACTAGCGTACTGATGTTAACTTTCTAAATAGAAGGTTCCAGAATGTTGTCACTAGCAAGTAGCTTAACAAAAAACATTGTTCCAGATAGGGTTCTGCAGTACCACAGCTAATCGGATTTAAGATCTTGGGTAGAAAAGCGATATGAGACTCCATTCTGCTCACCATTGCCTTTCAATTCCCCTTTCAACTGTATtagatttagaatttttttaaaaaaaaaaaaaaaaaaaaaaaagcaacgtaAAATAATTAGtaggaagaagaaaatacaaaacCCAAGATAGAAAAGATCTTCACtgcataaaacaaaataaaaaaaaattcatgatcaaaatataaaatgcaaggcAGTTAAACCTCCGGGACAACCATTTAATACATTTTACATAAAGAAGAACATTTACCTGCTTGCTAAATCAATCTGAATAAAATTATGGGGAAACAAGTGTCTAGAATGTTTGAGTTACTCAAATTTTGTCTTTCTCAAGATATGAAACTAATCAAGTTGTCAAACTAATTCAAGAATCTTTGACCCACACCAAACAGTTGTGTCCAGATTTTCCAAACCCCGCAAATGTTAACAAACATGTCAAATAGGCTCTAACCAAAATGCCATAGTACATAATTAACATcctaacaaaaacaaactgatAAAGAGAAGGGCAAGGTATTATTGGTTACCTTCTGAAAGATCTTCTTCTGATATCGATAGCCCTGAAGAAAACAATCAAAGAAGAATTATTGCAGAAACATCTTTCAGTTGCAACCATTTTACAATGTGTATGTTAAAACtataattaaatgattaaattcactaaTTTTCagtagcttaaacttttggaagAACTAGTAATTTAACATGATATCAGAGCAGGAGATCCTATATTTGATCCATGGCTTTACTCTACTTCCCATttcaaatgtcaaaaaaaaaatctcatgtgtTGGGACCCATTAAGCAAGGGGGAGTTTAGGCCCACATGTGAGGGAGAGTATTAAactatggttaaatgattaaattcatcattttctagtagcttaagcttttggaagaactggtAATTTAACAATGTACatagcaaaataaatttgttgaaaaaatttgataataccTTGTCAGTTCCATAAATGTAATCACAGTAGGTGAACACCGAAGCAAAGTTGCTTTGGCTTTGTCCTCCAACATAATGATGATAGTCATGATACTCAGCACCACCGTAAAAAGGAATGTATTTAGTGGGACTCCAAGGGAAGTCATACCTGTAGTGCAAAACATATGTTCAACATTTTTCTGCTGCCCTCAGTGGTAGAGTTCCATATAGAAGACAACAAGGATATAGAGTAGCATTTGAAAGTGAAACCATACAACATTTGTACTAAtcaactcctttttttttctttgacagATGATTACCTGCCTATAAAAAAATTGGAGCTGATTAGTACAAAAATCCATACAAAGGAAGAACCATCATAGGTGAATTCCCAAAACATGCAAAACAATGATAGACATGTTATTTAAGCAACTACCTGAATTCCTGGAACGTAATAATCCAAGTCACAAGCAACGTTAGTATATTACTTATTCACTAAACCCACCCAGGGCCAGATGTAATACtcaaaagaccaaaatattCATCCGTTAATACCCCACTTACGAAGCAGCAATTATTGTCATCATTGTCTTGTGGCCAGTTCACAACCATCTCGAGGCAAACACTGATCCTTTTCCACATAGGCTATCATCTAAAACTCACTTTACTTAGTACTTTTTCTTTCCAGGACCATTTTGATCTCATTAGTCAAACCCACTTGCAGACAACAAAGACCATAGGGCTCTCTTTTTGAATGAGCTGCTAAGATCATCCACAATAGTAGTAAAAACTATCAAAAGATGTCTAACTCTCTATTAAACTGAACAGATAATCACACCAGCCTTTTTTCCActaaaaatttctctttcataCTTATCCTTGATGATGTTGGCATACCAATGCATCTTTCTAactttctttattaaaaacCTTGCAGCATATCCCATCCAACCCTTACAGCTCCATACAGGTTGCAGAGGCTTCAGTGACTTCTTGGGAAGTTGGCTATCAACtaactataataaaaaaaattaaaaaacttctttttttacaaaagtCACTGGATTAGAACTCTTGCGGGTAGAGTTCTGCAGATGCAATTTACAACCCTGATATGACAATAGGCATCAGGTATGATACAGCACATACAAAAACATTGATTCAAGGATAGGGAAAACAAGtttgtacttattttttattattaaaataacattcACTTTCAACACTGCCTCTATTTCTATCAGTCTCTCCCCATGGAAGTATGCATACCTAAATTACTAGGTTACTTTTCATAATCCTGACCAATATCTTGTCTTGCCTCTCCCTCACTGTAATCAACTTGTAAGTTGTAAGCCTTTAACAACTCTTCTTCATGGTGGTTAGTAGATTTTGTAAGAATACTGTGGACTAGCAAGCACACTCTTACCTAAAACTAGTCCTAATaacaaacccccccccccccccccccccacctccccccaaaaaaaaattttgatgtggTGCAGAAACAAGAAATAACATCTAAGGAGACTaagataaaagaatcaaaaagaTAGTCAGGCTTAAAGTTACTTAATATGCAAAAAGAGTCATATAGTATCAACTATCATGACAACAATCTCTAGGGACTCCAATAACTAATCAGTTATGTGCACATTGCCAAAGCTTTTACAAAGTTTAATAAAGAAATGATAATCATCAATGAGGCAGTCCTTAGATGGCATGCACGAGACAtttataaaacatatatataaatatttttttttttttttaaactttatatCAATATTGCATATCTAAAGATTTCAAAGTTGACTTTTAGGGACGGCAACTGATCTGAACTGTAAAATTAAAGTAATTCATGCACCCCCAACTATCACCCTCCATCTATGCATCTTTGAAAGtatgttaaaaaaatccaaagcaaGACAGACTATGAAATATTGTCACTGATTTGGAAAGCATATAACGTTCCCTGACCTGACAACAGATTTCTAAACTGAAATTTCCAAGTTTCAGCATATCTTCCTCATgcttttatatttgttaatgtATAAATGATTCGTTTTGCTAATTTGTTTGTGTAAATATTAACAGTAACTCACTACTCAAAAACAAACTAACAACAAAGCAAAGAACTCCCTTCTCTGCCTCCACCCATCCCCCaccatcaaaaaagaaaaataaaagaagaaaagcaaaacGGCATCACACTGACCCTAGGACCCATAACAAAAAGGCAAGGCACTATTGAAGATTCATGAAATCCAATGTACTTTAAATAGAATTCTATTactagagaaaagaaataaagaatgaaaaaaaaaaattctaaagttGGCATCATTTCATCACACTCAACTAAGGCAATAAAGAATAGTAAGCAAGTAAAAGAGTCAAGTGTATCATGCATACCCGCTATGTGTATCAATTGCCTCTATATTCCGCAATGAAATCCACAACCAGAATGTGATCATGTGACCAGGCACCATGGCTGGCCCAAGGAAAGATGGAATCCCGAGGATCAAAACCTCAGCCCAATGCGCATATGGTGCTGCATATCCGATTGGAGCAGTGTATTCATGGTGAACTCGATGAATCTTTTCATATCCCCATTTGTTATGCAGAAACCTGTGGATCCAGTAATTGGTATAATCCTCTATCAGAAAATATACTAACAACTGTGCAAACATTTCCCATCCTGAAGGCAATGGCAACCCCGTTCGAATACCAATCATCTGTCGATGAACACAAACTTGCTCAAAATTCaatacttcaaaaaatattcCAGAAAGATAAAGAACAGGTCCATGAGtactaaaattaccaaaaagaaaaaccccCCAAAATAAAAAGGCCCATTATTTCATTCAGAAGTTCAAGATTTTAGGCATAATtagcccccaaaaaaaatctcctAAATTCAGAAGCTTGCAAATCTCATTAGGCACATGGAAAAGAATTTGCAATGATGGACAAATGCCAAAAGCTCGAATCATGAAAATTGTTTGACATTACAAACAATCACGGAATTTGTATTGCAATGACAACCCAGTAAAAATATCACAAGATAAAGATGaaaactttattaatatatatatatatatatatatatatatatatatatatatatatatatatatatatatatatatatatatataatcaccaAATTTCACAACCCCACAATCACCATagcaaagaaattgaaaacccCAACAAGCCAAAATTgtgaaataatcaataaaaCCAGAGATTTGGCAGAGCCCAAAAGCAAATCCAAATCTCATTCCCAGAAACACAAAAAAGCATACCTTAATAGAAGGGAAAGAAACGAGCTGTAGAGGACCGACAACGAGAAGGAAAATACGCATAACATCCTTGTAGCAACGAAACATCTCGGGCCAAGACAACCTGACCTTTGGCTGAATCTTGTATCGATCAAAGCCAGCCAAGCGAGCAAGCTCAATAAAGATCAGAGGAAAAGGGATCACTGAGAATACAACGAAAAGGAAAATAATGTTGTGGCAGTAAAGGAAGTAGTCGGACTTGTTAGCCGAGTAATTGAACCAAATGGTCTCCGCCGTGCTCAGGTTGCGGCCAAGCACCGCCGACGCCTCCTGTATTGTCTTGTACGGCAGCATTTTGACGGTAACTACAATGAAAGACCGACGGCGGAGATTTAGCCGAGGAAGTgggtctctctttctctctctaaattcaATGAATTTgctgacacacacacacaaagagagTTTGTGACTATACaatgttgttttgtttgtgtttttttaaataggatgagagagagagtagcTGATATATATAGAGCAGGGATGAGCTGTATGTTTCTTAAAATATGCGGGAATTTTCAAACGGACTGTTAAATTATGAAGAAACCAAACCCATTCATGCCTTTTCCATGGATTTTTCACTGTTTGTGATGTACACGTTTTGAGTTTTAAAACGGAGTAGGTTTACAACATATACATAGTGATATATACCATAAATCTTACGTGCtagctttttcttcttcttttttttttcttttttttttttttgagtaagggAATTATTGTACACAAGTGGGAGGAGTCCACTCTCTGAGTAGCTAGTTTAGGATAGGATGGATTAGGGACGGAGTCAGGACTTGGAATTAGGGGGGCGATTTTGCTGTTAGCTATGTGCGGTAGCTCCGACCTTTGAGTCTAGTGGTTTATCACTAAGGATCTTTgtttaaaattctttaaatgGTCAAGTAGTTTGTTTTGGGCAAAATAGATTGATTGGACTTaattgttttagttttattattggtaatttttgttgttgagctaatttttttgggctagtatattttgttttagatttaatctattaattttttatgtcctttaaaaggtgaaaaatgctaaaactacaaaaattttaaaattgctaatgtggtgagtggctattaataaataaaaagtaatgcaaGTATATgaatcaataagaatttgctacctcaaTAGTTTGTTGTACGGAATGTTACTTCTCTGTCAGCCTGATACCCACAAAGCCCATCACAACAATGCCACGAGCACAGGGCCCAAAACTAGTTGGACCTCAAATCTTAAAGTACCAAGCACAAATCCATACTCTATTAGGGCACGAACATGGTTCGGGTAATCCTTGTCAACCCACCAAAAAGCCGAGAAGCACTATGAAGCCAGTTACAACATGAACCACAAAGATGAAGTCCTACTTGGTCGGGAATGCAATTTCCTGAGGAGATGAGTCCTAGTGAGCTCGGTGAAGCCTAGGGAGTATCGCTGCTGGGTAGTCCATCCAGCAgtggaaccagttccaatgccactttcaccacctcccactcccaactaaacacccACTTAAGGGAAATAGCATTGGACCTCTCTTTCCACTCATTATGAAAACAATCATAACTCTTCCACTAACCTtgggctataaataagagatgagaATTTAAGAGAAGGGGTTGACAATTTGAGAGTAAACACTGAGTAAAGAGGGTGATCATTTCGAAAAAGACACGGAGAACAATTTTGAGGGTAATAGGAACAAGGGTATTTGGGTTGCCGGGCATAAAACCACCCattgtaggaaatccaaaagcccacaatataaataaatagtgaGCCCAAATAGAGTTTAAGCCCAATAACTACATTTTGGGTACGCataattggcgtcgtctgtgggaatctcctACCTAGCTGTGGTTTTATTGAGGCACTCACAGGAAAATGTCTAGAAGTCGGCTAGGAAGTTATGCCGAGAGTGGCTTTGGAGGGTCATTGCGGGGGTCTACATGGCGAGAAAGAAGGCAGAAAAGGCGAGAAGACAGACGGCATGAGGAAGTGGAGGAGCCCAGGCTTGGAGAGGGATCGTTTCAAACTCTCCAGATAGTATCTGACGCCTTAGGGCGCAACCGCTTTGACAGAAGGGACCAGGAGTTTGAGCAGAGGGATCAGGAGCTCGAGTGTCTACATGGGATGGTGAGGGATTTGGAGTTGGAAGCAAGGGGCAGACGTCAGAGAAGGGACCACGGGGAGCAAAGAGAAAGGTCGGCTAGTGTAGGGAATCACCATGCGGCAGGGTCCCATCAATTCGGGTCTCATCGACACCGTGATCGTTCACGGGAGTATGCGGACCTTGATTCGATTTCCTCGGATGAGGGATGACCTCGAAATGTGGCCATGGACACAATGAGCTGGGCGTTATGCCAAGCTGCCCGATCGCTATTCTCGAGAGATATTGAAAGTGCACTGATGCCGAGCAGATTCACACGGCTATCGTTCAACTCCTACAATGGAAAGACAAACCCAGTAGAACGTGTGAGCCACTACATTCAAATGATGTCTTTGCACGCTCAAAATGACGcgttgatgtgtaaagtcttcccttcAAGCCTCGGCCCCACTGCtttgagatggttcaacggatTAAGGAAAGGCTCGATCCACAGTTTTTCCGAATTGATCCAGGAATTTGGTGTACGATTCATGACTTGCAGCCGAGTTCCACAGCCCGTGGACGCGTTACTGTCAATGAAAATGGGGGCTGGGGAGACCCTTCACAACTATGCTAACCGATACTGGGAGTTGTATAACGAGATTGGTGGGGGCAATGAAAAGATTGCGGCCAGCACTTTTCCAATGGGGTTGGCCGAGGAATTTGGACTGAGGGAATCATTGACGAGAAGGCCTCCCGAGGATATGAGGCAGTTGATGAGGCGTATCGAGGAGTATAAACGGATGGAAGATGATCTGTTGCAAAGCAAGGGGAAGGCACCGGTCATAAATCATCCTCGGAATATCGGTTTCCAACCCAGACCCCGGAAGGATCTGAGGATTCAATAGCCAGGGCCGGGAATGGGAGAAGTGAATGTAACCTTCAAGGAACCGATACACAAGATTGTCGATCGAATAAAAAACGAGCCATATTTTAGGTGGCCGAACAAGATGGGGGGCAACCCATcaaaaagaaactaaattttgttttgtacATACCACAAAGATAAATGGCACACCACCGAACAGTGCAGGGTATTGAAAGACCATCTGGAACAGTTGGTGATAGCTGGGCATCTAAAAGAGTTTGTGGCAGCAATGAGGAATCAAGAGACCGGGCAGACGGATCGGTTGCGCGGAAATCCTCTCCCACCCCCTTTGGGAGTAATAGAAGTCATCCATGCAGTGCCAAAGGGCGCTTTAGCGTCTAGAACAAGGGGGATATTGGCTATGGTACTAGCAGAAAGTTGAGCGGGCGAGCATTCTCCTTGGAAGAAGTTGAGGTACACTAAACAACCTGTtgcttttgatgatgatgatatggaAGACACCATTCAGCCGCACGGCGATGCTTTGGTAGTCACGGCTCGCGTAAggagtttcatagtaaaaagaATAATGATAGATCAGGGGAGCGGTGCGGATGTAATGTACCCTGACTTGTACAGGGGG
Coding sequences within:
- the LOC142613923 gene encoding methylsterol monooxygenase 1-1-like, producing the protein MLPYKTIQEASAVLGRNLSTAETIWFNYSANKSDYFLYCHNIIFLFVVFSVIPFPLIFIELARLAGFDRYKIQPKVRLSWPEMFRCYKDVMRIFLLVVGPLQLVSFPSIKMIGIRTGLPLPSGWEMFAQLLVYFLIEDYTNYWIHRFLHNKWGYEKIHRVHHEYTAPIGYAAPYAHWAEVLILGIPSFLGPAMVPGHMITFWLWISLRNIEAIDTHSGYDFPWSPTKYIPFYGGAEYHDYHHYVGGQSQSNFASVFTYCDYIYGTDKGYRYQKKIFQKLKGELKGNGEQNGVSYRFSTQDLKSD
- the LOC142612056 gene encoding uncharacterized protein LOC142612056, which encodes MDTMSWALCQAARSLFSRDIESALMPSRFTRLSFNSYNGKTNPVERVSHYIQMMSLHAQNDALMCKVFPSSLGPTALRWFNGLRKGSIHSFSELIQEFGVRFMTCSRVPQPVDALLSMKMGAGETLHNYANRYWELYNEIGGGNEKIAASTFPMGLAEEFGLRESLTRRPPEDMRQLMRRIEEYKRMEDDLLQSKGKAPVINHPRNIGFQPRPRKDLRIQ